One window of the Helicoverpa zea isolate HzStark_Cry1AcR chromosome 7, ilHelZeax1.1, whole genome shotgun sequence genome contains the following:
- the LOC124631596 gene encoding glutamate-gated chloride channel alpha isoform X32, giving the protein MGWSCVVARVVAIFLMLSRASALTSDIFAAGKSDKEILDNLLKNSRYDKRLLPPVDDPEFCCGLTSPNDSLAQNNVGLSSLRPRSHNRGVLTVNVSVLLLSLASPDESSLKYEVEFLLQQQWYDPRLRYSNQSHYDFLNAIHHHEDIWLPDTYFIMHGDFKEFSQHSWDPIIPMHFALRIYRNGTINYLMRRHLILSCQGRLNIFPFDDPLCSFALESISYEQSAITYVWKNDEDTLRKSPSLTTLNAYLIQNQTIPCPIKASWRGVTTMLNFFTTSNGFRSTLPVVSNLTAMNVWDGVCMCFIYASLLEFVCVNYVGRKRPLHNVVYRPGENPVTQRLPAVLSRIGIILASPLEAMAFLQWARQEPQVESSSAGDKKRESTGGADLVSCTACTGPGACTHTANNGGVSEPCFVQVRKKEPPHPIRVAKTIDVIARITFPTAYAVFLIFFFIHYKAFS; this is encoded by the exons ATGGGTTGGTCATGCGTCGTGGCACGCGTTGTGGCCATCTTCCTCATGCTCAGCCGAGCATCAGCCCTCACATCAGACAT ATTTGCAGCGGGAAAGTCGGACAAAGAGATACTGGACAACCTTCTGAAAAACTCCCGCTATGACAAAAGACTGCTGCCACCAGTAGATG ATCCAGAATTCTGTTGTGGTCTAACTTCGCCCAACGACTCTCTGGCTCAAAATAATGTGGGGCTCTCGTCTCTGCGGCCTCGCTCGCACAATCGTG gtgTCCTCACCGTAAATGTAAGCGTACTACTTCTTAGCTTAGCCTCTCCAGACGAATCTAGTctt AAATACGAAGTGGAATTCTTACTTCAGCAGCAGTGGTACGATCCTCGACTGCGCTATTCCAACCAGTCCCATTACGACTTCCTTAACGCCATCCATCATCACGAAGATATCTGGTTGCCGGATACTTATTTCATCATGCACGGTGACTTTAAG GAGTTTTCCCAGCACTCATGG GACCCGATAATACCGATGCATTTCGCTTTGCGAATATATCGCAATGGTACTATAAACTATTTGATGCGGCGGCATCTCATCCTGTCGTGTCAGGGACGGCTCAACATCTTTCCTTTTGATGACCCATTGTGTTCATTTGCCTTAGAAAGTA TATCGTACGAGCAGTCAGCCATCACCTACGTGTGGAAGAACGACGAAGACACGCTGCGCAAGTCACCGTCACTGACGACTCTCAATGCATACCTCATCCAGAATCAAACCATTCCCTGCCCTATCAAAGCCAGTTGGAGAG GTGTAACAACGATGTTGAATTTTTTCACTACATCGAATGGATTCAGATCGACATTGCCAGTGGTGTCGAACCTGACAGCGATGAACGTGTGGGACGGCGTGTGCATGTGTTTTATCTATGCGTCCTTACTAGAGTTCGTGTGTGTCAACTACGTGGGTAGGAAACGACCCCTACACAACGTCGTCTACCGACCCGGTGAAAATCCAGTCACACAG CGATTGCCTGCAGTCCTGAGCAGAATTGGCATTATACTGGCCAGCCCCTTG GAGGCGATGGCTTTCCTCCAATGGGCCAGACAAGAGCCTCAAGTGGAGAGTAGCAGCGCT GGTGATAAAAAGCGTGAGTCTACAGGAGGAGCGGACCTAGTGTCTTGTACAGCGTGCACGGGTCCCGGCGCCTGCACGCACACCGCCAATAATGGCGGCGTCTCGGAG CCATGTTTCGTCCAGGTTCGCAAAAAAGAACCACCGCACCCGATCCGCGTGGCGAAGACGATTGACGTGATCGCACGGATCACGTTCCCCACTGCCTACGCCGTGTTTCTCATCTTCTTCTTCATTCACTATAAGGCGTTCTCTTAA
- the LOC124631596 gene encoding glutamate-gated chloride channel isoform X38, with amino-acid sequence MGWSCVVARVVAIFLMLSRASALTSDIFAAGKSDKEILDNLLKNSRYDKRLLPPVDGVLTVNVSVLLLSLASPDESSLKYEVEFLLQQQWYDPRLRYSNQSHYDFLNAIHHHEDIWLPDTYFIMHGDFKDPIIPMHFALRIYRNGTINYLMRRHLILSCQGRLNIFPFDDPLCSFALESISYEQSAITYVWKNDEDTLRKSPSLTTLNAYLIQNQTIPCPIKASWRGNYSCLKVDLIFTRDRAFYFTTVFIPGIILVTSSFITFWLEWNAVPARSMIGVTTMLNFFTTSNGFRSTLPVVSNLTAMNVWDGVCMCFIYASLLEFVCVNYVGRKRPLHNVVYRPGENPVTQRLPAVLSRIGIILASPLEAMAFLQWARQEPQVESSSAGDKKRESTGGADLVSCTACTGPGACTHTANNGGVSEVRKKEPPHPIRVAKTIDVIARITFPTAYAVFLIFFFIHYKAFS; translated from the exons ATGGGTTGGTCATGCGTCGTGGCACGCGTTGTGGCCATCTTCCTCATGCTCAGCCGAGCATCAGCCCTCACATCAGACAT ATTTGCAGCGGGAAAGTCGGACAAAGAGATACTGGACAACCTTCTGAAAAACTCCCGCTATGACAAAAGACTGCTGCCACCAGTAGATG gtgTCCTCACCGTAAATGTAAGCGTACTACTTCTTAGCTTAGCCTCTCCAGACGAATCTAGTctt AAATACGAAGTGGAATTCTTACTTCAGCAGCAGTGGTACGATCCTCGACTGCGCTATTCCAACCAGTCCCATTACGACTTCCTTAACGCCATCCATCATCACGAAGATATCTGGTTGCCGGATACTTATTTCATCATGCACGGTGACTTTAAG GACCCGATAATACCGATGCATTTCGCTTTGCGAATATATCGCAATGGTACTATAAACTATTTGATGCGGCGGCATCTCATCCTGTCGTGTCAGGGACGGCTCAACATCTTTCCTTTTGATGACCCATTGTGTTCATTTGCCTTAGAAAGTA TATCGTACGAGCAGTCAGCCATCACCTACGTGTGGAAGAACGACGAAGACACGCTGCGCAAGTCACCGTCACTGACGACTCTCAATGCATACCTCATCCAGAATCAAACCATTCCCTGCCCTATCAAAGCCAGTTGGAGAG GTAACTACAGCTGTCTAAAGGTCGACTTAATATTTACTAGAGACCGAGCGTTCTACTTTACTACAGTATTTATCCCTGGAATAATTCTGGTGACCTCTTCCTTCATCACGTTTTGGCTGGAATGGAATGCAGTACCAGCCCGTTCTATGATAG GTGTAACAACGATGTTGAATTTTTTCACTACATCGAATGGATTCAGATCGACATTGCCAGTGGTGTCGAACCTGACAGCGATGAACGTGTGGGACGGCGTGTGCATGTGTTTTATCTATGCGTCCTTACTAGAGTTCGTGTGTGTCAACTACGTGGGTAGGAAACGACCCCTACACAACGTCGTCTACCGACCCGGTGAAAATCCAGTCACACAG CGATTGCCTGCAGTCCTGAGCAGAATTGGCATTATACTGGCCAGCCCCTTG GAGGCGATGGCTTTCCTCCAATGGGCCAGACAAGAGCCTCAAGTGGAGAGTAGCAGCGCT GGTGATAAAAAGCGTGAGTCTACAGGAGGAGCGGACCTAGTGTCTTGTACAGCGTGCACGGGTCCCGGCGCCTGCACGCACACCGCCAATAATGGCGGCGTCTCGGAG GTTCGCAAAAAAGAACCACCGCACCCGATCCGCGTGGCGAAGACGATTGACGTGATCGCACGGATCACGTTCCCCACTGCCTACGCCGTGTTTCTCATCTTCTTCTTCATTCACTATAAGGCGTTCTCTTAA
- the LOC124631596 gene encoding glutamate-gated chloride channel isoform X9, with amino-acid sequence MGWSCVVARVVAIFLMLSRASALTSDIFAAGKSDKEILDNLLKNSRYDKRLLPPVDGVLTVNVSVLLLSLASPDESSLKYEVEFLLQQQWYDPRLRYSNQSHYDFLNAIHHHEDIWLPDTYFIMHGDFKEFSQHSWDPIIPMHFALRIYRNGTINYLMRRHLILSCQGRLNIFPFDDPLCSFALESISYEQSAITYVWKNDEDTLRKSPSLTTLNAYLIQNQTIPCPIKASWRAEGNSLYEEDEEMTCNLCQRRFEEQGNYSCLKVDLIFTRDRAFYFTTVFIPGIILVTSSFITFWLEWNAVPARSMIGNYSCLKVDLIFTRDRSFYFTTVFIPGIILVTSSFITFWLEWNAVPARVMIGVTTMLNFFTTSNGFRSTLPVVSNLTAMNVWDGVCMCFIYASLLEFVCVNYVGRKRPLHNVVYRPGENPVTQRLPAVLSRIGIILASPLEAMAFLQWARQEPQVESSSAGDKKRESTGGADLVSCTACTGPGACTHTANNGGVSEPCFVQVRKKEPPHPIRVAKTIDVIARITFPTAYAVFLIFFFIHYKAFS; translated from the exons ATGGGTTGGTCATGCGTCGTGGCACGCGTTGTGGCCATCTTCCTCATGCTCAGCCGAGCATCAGCCCTCACATCAGACAT ATTTGCAGCGGGAAAGTCGGACAAAGAGATACTGGACAACCTTCTGAAAAACTCCCGCTATGACAAAAGACTGCTGCCACCAGTAGATG gtgTCCTCACCGTAAATGTAAGCGTACTACTTCTTAGCTTAGCCTCTCCAGACGAATCTAGTctt AAATACGAAGTGGAATTCTTACTTCAGCAGCAGTGGTACGATCCTCGACTGCGCTATTCCAACCAGTCCCATTACGACTTCCTTAACGCCATCCATCATCACGAAGATATCTGGTTGCCGGATACTTATTTCATCATGCACGGTGACTTTAAG GAGTTTTCCCAGCACTCATGG GACCCGATAATACCGATGCATTTCGCTTTGCGAATATATCGCAATGGTACTATAAACTATTTGATGCGGCGGCATCTCATCCTGTCGTGTCAGGGACGGCTCAACATCTTTCCTTTTGATGACCCATTGTGTTCATTTGCCTTAGAAAGTA TATCGTACGAGCAGTCAGCCATCACCTACGTGTGGAAGAACGACGAAGACACGCTGCGCAAGTCACCGTCACTGACGACTCTCAATGCATACCTCATCCAGAATCAAACCATTCCCTGCCCTATCAAAGCCAGTTGGAGAG CTGAGGGTAATTCACTTTACGAGGAAGACGAAGAGATGACATGTAATCTTTGCCAGAGACGCTTTGAGGAGCAAG GTAACTACAGCTGTCTAAAGGTCGACTTAATATTTACTAGAGACCGAGCGTTCTACTTTACTACAGTATTTATCCCTGGAATAATTCTGGTGACCTCTTCCTTCATCACGTTTTGGCTGGAATGGAATGCAGTACCAGCCCGTTCTATGATAG GTAATTACAGCTGCCTCAAAGTGGATCTTATCTTCACGCGGGATAGATCATTTTACTTCACCACAGTTTTCATTCCGGGGATCATTTTGGTGACTTCATCGTTTATTACTTTTTGGCTGGAATGGAATGCAGTGCCTGCTAGAGTAATGATAG GTGTAACAACGATGTTGAATTTTTTCACTACATCGAATGGATTCAGATCGACATTGCCAGTGGTGTCGAACCTGACAGCGATGAACGTGTGGGACGGCGTGTGCATGTGTTTTATCTATGCGTCCTTACTAGAGTTCGTGTGTGTCAACTACGTGGGTAGGAAACGACCCCTACACAACGTCGTCTACCGACCCGGTGAAAATCCAGTCACACAG CGATTGCCTGCAGTCCTGAGCAGAATTGGCATTATACTGGCCAGCCCCTTG GAGGCGATGGCTTTCCTCCAATGGGCCAGACAAGAGCCTCAAGTGGAGAGTAGCAGCGCT GGTGATAAAAAGCGTGAGTCTACAGGAGGAGCGGACCTAGTGTCTTGTACAGCGTGCACGGGTCCCGGCGCCTGCACGCACACCGCCAATAATGGCGGCGTCTCGGAG CCATGTTTCGTCCAGGTTCGCAAAAAAGAACCACCGCACCCGATCCGCGTGGCGAAGACGATTGACGTGATCGCACGGATCACGTTCCCCACTGCCTACGCCGTGTTTCTCATCTTCTTCTTCATTCACTATAAGGCGTTCTCTTAA
- the LOC124631596 gene encoding glutamate-gated chloride channel isoform X28, which yields MGWSCVVARVVAIFLMLSRASALTSDIFAAGKSDKEILDNLLKNSRYDKRLLPPVDGVLTVNVSVLLLSLASPDESSLKYEVEFLLQQQWYDPRLRYSNQSHYDFLNAIHHHEDIWLPDTYFIMHGDFKDPIIPMHFALRIYRNGTINYLMRRHLILSCQGRLNIFPFDDPLCSFALESISYEQSAITYVWKNDEDTLRKSPSLTTLNAYLIQNQTIPCPIKASWRGNYSCLKVDLIFTRDRSFYFTTVFIPGIILVTSSFITFWLEWNAVPARVMIGVTTMLNFFTTSNGFRSTLPVVSNLTAMNVWDGVCMCFIYASLLEFVCVNYVGRKRPLHNVVYRPGENPVTQRLPAVLSRIGIILASPLEAMAFLQWARQEPQVESSSAGDKKRESTGGADLVSCTACTGPGACTHTANNGGVSEPCFVQVRKKEPPHPIRVAKTIDVIARITFPTAYAVFLIFFFIHYKAFS from the exons ATGGGTTGGTCATGCGTCGTGGCACGCGTTGTGGCCATCTTCCTCATGCTCAGCCGAGCATCAGCCCTCACATCAGACAT ATTTGCAGCGGGAAAGTCGGACAAAGAGATACTGGACAACCTTCTGAAAAACTCCCGCTATGACAAAAGACTGCTGCCACCAGTAGATG gtgTCCTCACCGTAAATGTAAGCGTACTACTTCTTAGCTTAGCCTCTCCAGACGAATCTAGTctt AAATACGAAGTGGAATTCTTACTTCAGCAGCAGTGGTACGATCCTCGACTGCGCTATTCCAACCAGTCCCATTACGACTTCCTTAACGCCATCCATCATCACGAAGATATCTGGTTGCCGGATACTTATTTCATCATGCACGGTGACTTTAAG GACCCGATAATACCGATGCATTTCGCTTTGCGAATATATCGCAATGGTACTATAAACTATTTGATGCGGCGGCATCTCATCCTGTCGTGTCAGGGACGGCTCAACATCTTTCCTTTTGATGACCCATTGTGTTCATTTGCCTTAGAAAGTA TATCGTACGAGCAGTCAGCCATCACCTACGTGTGGAAGAACGACGAAGACACGCTGCGCAAGTCACCGTCACTGACGACTCTCAATGCATACCTCATCCAGAATCAAACCATTCCCTGCCCTATCAAAGCCAGTTGGAGAG GTAATTACAGCTGCCTCAAAGTGGATCTTATCTTCACGCGGGATAGATCATTTTACTTCACCACAGTTTTCATTCCGGGGATCATTTTGGTGACTTCATCGTTTATTACTTTTTGGCTGGAATGGAATGCAGTGCCTGCTAGAGTAATGATAG GTGTAACAACGATGTTGAATTTTTTCACTACATCGAATGGATTCAGATCGACATTGCCAGTGGTGTCGAACCTGACAGCGATGAACGTGTGGGACGGCGTGTGCATGTGTTTTATCTATGCGTCCTTACTAGAGTTCGTGTGTGTCAACTACGTGGGTAGGAAACGACCCCTACACAACGTCGTCTACCGACCCGGTGAAAATCCAGTCACACAG CGATTGCCTGCAGTCCTGAGCAGAATTGGCATTATACTGGCCAGCCCCTTG GAGGCGATGGCTTTCCTCCAATGGGCCAGACAAGAGCCTCAAGTGGAGAGTAGCAGCGCT GGTGATAAAAAGCGTGAGTCTACAGGAGGAGCGGACCTAGTGTCTTGTACAGCGTGCACGGGTCCCGGCGCCTGCACGCACACCGCCAATAATGGCGGCGTCTCGGAG CCATGTTTCGTCCAGGTTCGCAAAAAAGAACCACCGCACCCGATCCGCGTGGCGAAGACGATTGACGTGATCGCACGGATCACGTTCCCCACTGCCTACGCCGTGTTTCTCATCTTCTTCTTCATTCACTATAAGGCGTTCTCTTAA
- the LOC124631596 gene encoding glutamate-gated chloride channel isoform X21, giving the protein MGWSCVVARVVAIFLMLSRASALTSDIFAAGKSDKEILDNLLKNSRYDKRLLPPVDGVLTVNVSVLLLSLASPDESSLKYEVEFLLQQQWYDPRLRYSNQSHYDFLNAIHHHEDIWLPDTYFIMHGDFKDPIIPMHFALRIYRNGTINYLMRRHLILSCQGRLNIFPFDDPLCSFALESISYEQSAITYVWKNDEDTLRKSPSLTTLNAYLIQNQTIPCPIKASWRAEGNSLYEEDEEMTCNLCQRRFEEQGNYSCLKVDLIFTRDRAFYFTTVFIPGIILVTSSFITFWLEWNAVPARSMIGVTTMLNFFTTSNGFRSTLPVVSNLTAMNVWDGVCMCFIYASLLEFVCVNYVGRKRPLHNVVYRPGENPVTQRLPAVLSRIGIILASPLEAMAFLQWARQEPQVESSSAGDKKRESTGGADLVSCTACTGPGACTHTANNGGVSEPCFVQVRKKEPPHPIRVAKTIDVIARITFPTAYAVFLIFFFIHYKAFS; this is encoded by the exons ATGGGTTGGTCATGCGTCGTGGCACGCGTTGTGGCCATCTTCCTCATGCTCAGCCGAGCATCAGCCCTCACATCAGACAT ATTTGCAGCGGGAAAGTCGGACAAAGAGATACTGGACAACCTTCTGAAAAACTCCCGCTATGACAAAAGACTGCTGCCACCAGTAGATG gtgTCCTCACCGTAAATGTAAGCGTACTACTTCTTAGCTTAGCCTCTCCAGACGAATCTAGTctt AAATACGAAGTGGAATTCTTACTTCAGCAGCAGTGGTACGATCCTCGACTGCGCTATTCCAACCAGTCCCATTACGACTTCCTTAACGCCATCCATCATCACGAAGATATCTGGTTGCCGGATACTTATTTCATCATGCACGGTGACTTTAAG GACCCGATAATACCGATGCATTTCGCTTTGCGAATATATCGCAATGGTACTATAAACTATTTGATGCGGCGGCATCTCATCCTGTCGTGTCAGGGACGGCTCAACATCTTTCCTTTTGATGACCCATTGTGTTCATTTGCCTTAGAAAGTA TATCGTACGAGCAGTCAGCCATCACCTACGTGTGGAAGAACGACGAAGACACGCTGCGCAAGTCACCGTCACTGACGACTCTCAATGCATACCTCATCCAGAATCAAACCATTCCCTGCCCTATCAAAGCCAGTTGGAGAG CTGAGGGTAATTCACTTTACGAGGAAGACGAAGAGATGACATGTAATCTTTGCCAGAGACGCTTTGAGGAGCAAG GTAACTACAGCTGTCTAAAGGTCGACTTAATATTTACTAGAGACCGAGCGTTCTACTTTACTACAGTATTTATCCCTGGAATAATTCTGGTGACCTCTTCCTTCATCACGTTTTGGCTGGAATGGAATGCAGTACCAGCCCGTTCTATGATAG GTGTAACAACGATGTTGAATTTTTTCACTACATCGAATGGATTCAGATCGACATTGCCAGTGGTGTCGAACCTGACAGCGATGAACGTGTGGGACGGCGTGTGCATGTGTTTTATCTATGCGTCCTTACTAGAGTTCGTGTGTGTCAACTACGTGGGTAGGAAACGACCCCTACACAACGTCGTCTACCGACCCGGTGAAAATCCAGTCACACAG CGATTGCCTGCAGTCCTGAGCAGAATTGGCATTATACTGGCCAGCCCCTTG GAGGCGATGGCTTTCCTCCAATGGGCCAGACAAGAGCCTCAAGTGGAGAGTAGCAGCGCT GGTGATAAAAAGCGTGAGTCTACAGGAGGAGCGGACCTAGTGTCTTGTACAGCGTGCACGGGTCCCGGCGCCTGCACGCACACCGCCAATAATGGCGGCGTCTCGGAG CCATGTTTCGTCCAGGTTCGCAAAAAAGAACCACCGCACCCGATCCGCGTGGCGAAGACGATTGACGTGATCGCACGGATCACGTTCCCCACTGCCTACGCCGTGTTTCTCATCTTCTTCTTCATTCACTATAAGGCGTTCTCTTAA
- the LOC124631596 gene encoding glutamate-gated chloride channel isoform X15, whose translation MGWSCVVARVVAIFLMLSRASALTSDIFAAGKSDKEILDNLLKNSRYDKRLLPPVDGVLTVNVSVLLLSLASPDESSLKYEVEFLLQQQWYDPRLRYSNQSHYDFLNAIHHHEDIWLPDTYFIMHGDFKDPIIPMHFALRIYRNGTINYLMRRHLILSCQGRLNIFPFDDPLCSFALESISYEQSAITYVWKNDEDTLRKSPSLTTLNAYLIQNQTIPCPIKASWRAEGNSLYEEDEEMTCNLCQRRFEEQGNYSCLKVDLIFTRDRAFYFTTVFIPGIILVTSSFITFWLEWNAVPARSMIGNYSCLKVDLIFTRDRSFYFTTVFIPGIILVTSSFITFWLEWNAVPARVMIGVTTMLNFFTTSNGFRSTLPVVSNLTAMNVWDGVCMCFIYASLLEFVCVNYVGRKRPLHNVVYRPGENPVTQPGDKKRESTGGADLVSCTACTGPGACTHTANNGGVSEPCFVQVRKKEPPHPIRVAKTIDVIARITFPTAYAVFLIFFFIHYKAFS comes from the exons ATGGGTTGGTCATGCGTCGTGGCACGCGTTGTGGCCATCTTCCTCATGCTCAGCCGAGCATCAGCCCTCACATCAGACAT ATTTGCAGCGGGAAAGTCGGACAAAGAGATACTGGACAACCTTCTGAAAAACTCCCGCTATGACAAAAGACTGCTGCCACCAGTAGATG gtgTCCTCACCGTAAATGTAAGCGTACTACTTCTTAGCTTAGCCTCTCCAGACGAATCTAGTctt AAATACGAAGTGGAATTCTTACTTCAGCAGCAGTGGTACGATCCTCGACTGCGCTATTCCAACCAGTCCCATTACGACTTCCTTAACGCCATCCATCATCACGAAGATATCTGGTTGCCGGATACTTATTTCATCATGCACGGTGACTTTAAG GACCCGATAATACCGATGCATTTCGCTTTGCGAATATATCGCAATGGTACTATAAACTATTTGATGCGGCGGCATCTCATCCTGTCGTGTCAGGGACGGCTCAACATCTTTCCTTTTGATGACCCATTGTGTTCATTTGCCTTAGAAAGTA TATCGTACGAGCAGTCAGCCATCACCTACGTGTGGAAGAACGACGAAGACACGCTGCGCAAGTCACCGTCACTGACGACTCTCAATGCATACCTCATCCAGAATCAAACCATTCCCTGCCCTATCAAAGCCAGTTGGAGAG CTGAGGGTAATTCACTTTACGAGGAAGACGAAGAGATGACATGTAATCTTTGCCAGAGACGCTTTGAGGAGCAAG GTAACTACAGCTGTCTAAAGGTCGACTTAATATTTACTAGAGACCGAGCGTTCTACTTTACTACAGTATTTATCCCTGGAATAATTCTGGTGACCTCTTCCTTCATCACGTTTTGGCTGGAATGGAATGCAGTACCAGCCCGTTCTATGATAG GTAATTACAGCTGCCTCAAAGTGGATCTTATCTTCACGCGGGATAGATCATTTTACTTCACCACAGTTTTCATTCCGGGGATCATTTTGGTGACTTCATCGTTTATTACTTTTTGGCTGGAATGGAATGCAGTGCCTGCTAGAGTAATGATAG GTGTAACAACGATGTTGAATTTTTTCACTACATCGAATGGATTCAGATCGACATTGCCAGTGGTGTCGAACCTGACAGCGATGAACGTGTGGGACGGCGTGTGCATGTGTTTTATCTATGCGTCCTTACTAGAGTTCGTGTGTGTCAACTACGTGGGTAGGAAACGACCCCTACACAACGTCGTCTACCGACCCGGTGAAAATCCAGTCACACAG CCT GGTGATAAAAAGCGTGAGTCTACAGGAGGAGCGGACCTAGTGTCTTGTACAGCGTGCACGGGTCCCGGCGCCTGCACGCACACCGCCAATAATGGCGGCGTCTCGGAG CCATGTTTCGTCCAGGTTCGCAAAAAAGAACCACCGCACCCGATCCGCGTGGCGAAGACGATTGACGTGATCGCACGGATCACGTTCCCCACTGCCTACGCCGTGTTTCTCATCTTCTTCTTCATTCACTATAAGGCGTTCTCTTAA
- the LOC124631596 gene encoding glycine receptor subunit alpha-3 isoform X35 — MGWSCVVARVVAIFLMLSRASALTSDIFAAGKSDKEILDNLLKNSRYDKRLLPPVDGVLTVNVSVLLLSLASPDESSLKYEVEFLLQQQWYDPRLRYSNQSHYDFLNAIHHHEDIWLPDTYFIMHGDFKEFSQHSWDPIIPMHFALRIYRNGTINYLMRRHLILSCQGRLNIFPFDDPLCSFALESISYEQSAITYVWKNDEDTLRKSPSLTTLNAYLIQNQTIPCPIKASWRGVTTMLNFFTTSNGFRSTLPVVSNLTAMNVWDGVCMCFIYASLLEFVCVNYVGRKRPLHNVVYRPGENPVTQRLPAVLSRIGIILASPLEAMAFLQWARQEPQVESSSAGDKKRESTGGADLVSCTACTGPGACTHTANNGGVSEPCFVQVRKKEPPHPIRVAKTIDVIARITFPTAYAVFLIFFFIHYKAFS; from the exons ATGGGTTGGTCATGCGTCGTGGCACGCGTTGTGGCCATCTTCCTCATGCTCAGCCGAGCATCAGCCCTCACATCAGACAT ATTTGCAGCGGGAAAGTCGGACAAAGAGATACTGGACAACCTTCTGAAAAACTCCCGCTATGACAAAAGACTGCTGCCACCAGTAGATG gtgTCCTCACCGTAAATGTAAGCGTACTACTTCTTAGCTTAGCCTCTCCAGACGAATCTAGTctt AAATACGAAGTGGAATTCTTACTTCAGCAGCAGTGGTACGATCCTCGACTGCGCTATTCCAACCAGTCCCATTACGACTTCCTTAACGCCATCCATCATCACGAAGATATCTGGTTGCCGGATACTTATTTCATCATGCACGGTGACTTTAAG GAGTTTTCCCAGCACTCATGG GACCCGATAATACCGATGCATTTCGCTTTGCGAATATATCGCAATGGTACTATAAACTATTTGATGCGGCGGCATCTCATCCTGTCGTGTCAGGGACGGCTCAACATCTTTCCTTTTGATGACCCATTGTGTTCATTTGCCTTAGAAAGTA TATCGTACGAGCAGTCAGCCATCACCTACGTGTGGAAGAACGACGAAGACACGCTGCGCAAGTCACCGTCACTGACGACTCTCAATGCATACCTCATCCAGAATCAAACCATTCCCTGCCCTATCAAAGCCAGTTGGAGAG GTGTAACAACGATGTTGAATTTTTTCACTACATCGAATGGATTCAGATCGACATTGCCAGTGGTGTCGAACCTGACAGCGATGAACGTGTGGGACGGCGTGTGCATGTGTTTTATCTATGCGTCCTTACTAGAGTTCGTGTGTGTCAACTACGTGGGTAGGAAACGACCCCTACACAACGTCGTCTACCGACCCGGTGAAAATCCAGTCACACAG CGATTGCCTGCAGTCCTGAGCAGAATTGGCATTATACTGGCCAGCCCCTTG GAGGCGATGGCTTTCCTCCAATGGGCCAGACAAGAGCCTCAAGTGGAGAGTAGCAGCGCT GGTGATAAAAAGCGTGAGTCTACAGGAGGAGCGGACCTAGTGTCTTGTACAGCGTGCACGGGTCCCGGCGCCTGCACGCACACCGCCAATAATGGCGGCGTCTCGGAG CCATGTTTCGTCCAGGTTCGCAAAAAAGAACCACCGCACCCGATCCGCGTGGCGAAGACGATTGACGTGATCGCACGGATCACGTTCCCCACTGCCTACGCCGTGTTTCTCATCTTCTTCTTCATTCACTATAAGGCGTTCTCTTAA